A single region of the Ursus arctos isolate Adak ecotype North America unplaced genomic scaffold, UrsArc2.0 scaffold_10, whole genome shotgun sequence genome encodes:
- the TMEM255B gene encoding transmembrane protein 255B: MQPPVPGPLALLDTTEGFARRKKTSLWFVGSLLVVSVSILTVGLAATTRTENVTVGGYYPGITLGFGAFLGIIGINLVENRRQMLVAAIVFISFGVAAAFCCAIVDGVFAARHIEPRPLTTGRCQFFASEAGYVHDTYQTEVTCPSLSGTCLLKVRSSTCYCCELYDCQSTEPPPTYYEFVGVRGCQDVLHLHRLLWASAALNVLGVLLGILTAAVLGAFKDMVPLSQLAYGPSAPPQILYNPAQQILAYTGFCPAPATLPACSSYPLPLQVWALRKFAQSPGLPPGACEPFFKGNRGSLPSSHAFTHRSGRLIGQTQ, translated from the exons AAGGGTTTGCGAGGAGAAAGAAGACCTCCCTTTGGTTTGTGGGGTCTCTGCTCGTGGTGTCTGTCTCCATCCTGACCGTCGGCCTCGCCGCCACCACCAGGACGGAGAACGTGACAGTGGGGGGCTACTACCCAGGGATCACC CTGGGCTTCGGAGCTTTCTTAGGAATTATTGGCATCAACCTGGTGGAGAATAGAAGGCAAATG ctgGTCGCGGCCATCGTGTTCATCAGCTTCGGCGTGGCGGCGGCCTTCTGCTGTGCCATTGTGGACGGCGTGTTCGCAGCTCGGCACATA gagcccaggccccTCACCACGGGAAGATGCCAGTTTTTCGCCAGCGAGGCGGGGTACGTGCACGACACCTACCAGACCGAG GTCACCTGTCCCTCCTTGAGCGGTACATGCCTGCTGAAGGTGAGGAGCAGCACCTGCTACTGCTGTGAGCTCTACGActgccagag CACGGAACCCCCTCCCACCTACTACGAGTTCGTGGGCGTGCGCGGCTGTCAGGACGTGCTTCACCTCCACCGGCTGCTCTGGGCCTCGGCGGCGCTCAACGTGCTGGGCGTGCTCCTGGGCATCCTCACGGCCGCCGTCCTGGGGGCCTTCAAGGACATG GTGCCCCTGTCCCAGCTGGCCTACGGCCCGTCCGCTCCACCCCAGATCCTCTACAACCCAGCCCAGCAGATCCTGGCCTACACGGGCTTCTGCCCGGCGCCTGCGACCCTCCCCGCCTGCTCGTCctaccctctgcctctccag GTCTGGGCCCTGCGGAAGTTCGCTCAGAGTCCTGGCCTGCCGCCCGGGGCCTGTGAGCCATTCTTCAAGGGTAACCGTGGGAGCTTGCCCTCCAGCCACGCCTTTACCCACAGAAGCGGCCGCCTCATAGGGCAAACCCAGTAA